The following coding sequences lie in one Halogeometricum rufum genomic window:
- a CDS encoding methyl-accepting chemotaxis protein, with protein sequence MLSSLLTRFVNALPVGGDRPRTDGGLAAGDHQTVSGVARSLDSTQLLESVGAPTFVLDAQGVVVAWNRQLENLTAVPASEALGSEHASEAFYPDGRRAKTLADKVLEAPRNAETEFGVAATGDGGFEDSSTMVTGDGVERHIRFVAQPVFEDGDLVAVVETIYDRTDVVTRQRASTRLVDELLATVSALADGDLSARIDFEDDTDHLDERTLSVVPEFNAMAERFERLAEEVDEKAVHLGEAIERAADAATRIESQVTEQSELLDEGADEMQDLSASMEEIAATSDDVASSAAQAQTAAESARGAGESVRSATDNVIDISDDLLATVTELQERMGAIEEVVEVIAEVADRTNLLALNANIEAARAGEAGEGFSVVADEVKQLANQTHEHTEEIAQSIEQIQEQADETVTASEESHEQIQVASGEIEDVLESLEEIAQATDAAADGIGEVARATDSQAKNIEEVTTTIQTAQTHAFDARDASTEITDATADQTMALDELTDRVARLCGGDVSATFEASEFDVVASDFDEGEMDDDASPPTDAEPAEAAPTDGGTDAGR encoded by the coding sequence ATGCTCAGTTCGTTGCTCACCCGATTCGTGAATGCGCTTCCGGTGGGCGGCGACCGCCCACGGACCGACGGGGGTCTCGCGGCCGGAGACCACCAGACGGTATCCGGCGTCGCGCGCTCGCTCGACAGCACACAGCTTCTGGAGAGCGTCGGCGCCCCCACGTTCGTCCTCGACGCTCAGGGCGTCGTCGTCGCGTGGAACCGCCAGCTAGAGAACCTCACCGCGGTCCCCGCGTCCGAGGCGCTCGGCTCCGAGCACGCCAGCGAGGCGTTCTATCCCGACGGCCGTCGGGCGAAGACGCTCGCCGACAAGGTGCTCGAAGCGCCTCGGAACGCCGAGACGGAGTTCGGCGTCGCCGCGACGGGCGACGGCGGGTTCGAGGACAGCAGCACGATGGTGACCGGCGACGGCGTCGAACGGCACATCCGCTTCGTCGCCCAACCGGTGTTCGAGGACGGTGACCTCGTCGCCGTCGTCGAGACCATCTACGACCGCACGGACGTGGTCACGCGCCAGCGAGCCTCGACTCGACTCGTCGACGAACTGCTCGCGACCGTCAGCGCACTCGCCGACGGCGACCTGTCCGCACGCATCGACTTCGAAGACGACACCGACCACCTGGACGAGCGGACGCTGTCCGTCGTCCCCGAGTTCAACGCGATGGCCGAGCGCTTCGAGCGACTCGCCGAGGAGGTCGACGAGAAGGCGGTCCACCTGGGCGAGGCCATCGAACGCGCCGCCGACGCCGCGACGCGCATCGAGTCGCAGGTGACCGAACAGAGCGAACTGCTCGACGAGGGCGCAGACGAGATGCAGGACCTCTCGGCGAGCATGGAGGAGATAGCCGCCACCTCCGACGACGTCGCGAGCTCCGCGGCGCAAGCGCAGACGGCGGCCGAGAGCGCACGGGGGGCGGGCGAGTCCGTCCGGTCGGCGACCGACAACGTCATCGACATCTCCGACGACCTGCTCGCCACCGTCACCGAACTCCAAGAGCGAATGGGCGCTATCGAGGAAGTCGTCGAGGTCATCGCAGAGGTCGCAGACCGGACGAACCTGCTGGCGCTGAACGCCAACATCGAAGCCGCGCGCGCCGGCGAGGCGGGCGAGGGGTTCTCCGTCGTCGCCGACGAGGTGAAACAACTCGCCAACCAGACGCACGAGCACACGGAGGAGATCGCACAGAGCATCGAACAGATTCAGGAACAGGCCGACGAGACGGTGACGGCCTCCGAGGAGTCCCACGAGCAGATTCAGGTCGCCTCCGGCGAGATAGAAGACGTCCTCGAGTCGCTCGAGGAGATCGCTCAGGCGACGGACGCCGCCGCGGACGGTATCGGCGAAGTCGCGCGGGCGACCGACAGTCAGGCGAAGAACATCGAGGAGGTCACCACGACCATCCAGACCGCGCAGACGCACGCGTTCGACGCGCGCGACGCCTCCACCGAGATAACCGACGCGACGGCCGACCAGACGATGGCGCTGGACGAACTCACCGACCGCGTCGCGCGTCTCTGCGGCGGCGACGTCTCGGCGACGTTCGAGGCCAGCGAGTTCGACGTGGTCGCCTCGGACTTCGACGAGGGCGAGATGGACGACGACGCGTCGCCACCGACCGACGCCGAACCCGCGGAGGCCGCGCCGACCGACGGCGGGACCGACGCGGGTCGGTGA
- the ubaA gene encoding SAMP-activating enzyme E1, protein MSLSLDATQLDRYSRHIIMDEVGPQGQKRLLDASVLVVGAGGLGSPVIQYLAAAGVGRLGVVDDDVVERSNLQRQVVHRDDDVGTPKAESAAAFVRGLNPDVTVETYETRLEKANVELLADYDVVVDASDNFPTRYLVNDFCRLHDIPVAHGAIYKFEGQVTTLAPDGPCYRCLFPEAPEPGTVPDCATTGVLGVLPGTVGCIQATEAVKLVLEAGDPLVGRLLFYDAMDMTFETVPYQQNPDCPVCGDDPIDSVAEVEYTDVCAVSSE, encoded by the coding sequence ATGTCTCTCTCACTCGACGCGACGCAACTCGACCGCTACTCCAGACACATCATCATGGACGAGGTGGGACCGCAGGGGCAGAAACGGCTCCTCGACGCGTCCGTGCTGGTCGTCGGCGCGGGCGGTCTGGGGTCGCCGGTGATTCAGTACCTCGCCGCCGCGGGCGTCGGCCGCCTCGGCGTCGTCGACGACGACGTGGTCGAACGGAGCAACCTCCAGCGACAGGTCGTCCACCGCGACGACGACGTGGGGACGCCGAAGGCCGAGAGCGCGGCCGCGTTCGTCCGCGGCCTCAACCCCGACGTGACCGTCGAGACGTACGAGACACGACTGGAGAAGGCGAACGTCGAACTCCTCGCCGACTACGACGTGGTGGTGGACGCCTCGGACAACTTCCCGACGCGCTACCTCGTCAACGACTTCTGCCGACTCCACGACATCCCGGTGGCGCACGGCGCGATATACAAGTTCGAGGGGCAGGTGACGACGCTGGCGCCGGACGGGCCGTGTTACCGCTGTCTGTTCCCGGAGGCACCCGAACCCGGGACGGTTCCCGACTGCGCGACGACGGGCGTCCTCGGCGTCCTCCCGGGGACCGTCGGCTGTATCCAGGCGACGGAGGCCGTGAAACTCGTGCTGGAGGCCGGCGACCCTCTCGTCGGTCGCCTCCTGTTCTACGACGCGATGGACATGACGTTCGAGACGGTGCCGTACCAGCAGAACCCCGACTGCCCCGTCTGCGGCGACGACCCCATCGACTCCGTCGCGGAGGTGGAGTACACCGACGTCTGCGCGGTATCGTCGGAGTGA
- a CDS encoding rhodanese-like domain-containing protein yields the protein MVTETNPETLVAKLEDDDTETTVVDIRDPSSYAAGHIEGAVNLPASRLSLATVDSDWSDDVVVACYVGQSSRRVASLLDSHLDASVSSLRGGFDAWDGPTDSGHDA from the coding sequence ATGGTCACGGAGACGAACCCGGAGACGCTGGTGGCGAAACTGGAAGACGACGACACCGAGACGACGGTCGTGGACATCCGCGACCCGTCCTCGTACGCCGCCGGCCACATCGAGGGCGCGGTGAACCTCCCCGCGTCGCGTCTCTCGCTCGCGACGGTCGACTCCGACTGGAGCGACGACGTGGTCGTCGCCTGCTACGTCGGCCAGAGTTCCCGCCGCGTCGCCTCGTTGCTCGACTCGCACCTCGACGCCTCCGTCTCCAGTCTCCGCGGCGGGTTCGACGCGTGGGACGGCCCCACGGACTCCGGCCACGACGCCTGA
- a CDS encoding CPBP family intramembrane glutamic endopeptidase gives MAGTHALGREPNARRRYGRRVGALFALGLLGIASLGATLAATGLLPSPPGSSPLVVLALSLLTPTALLVVAVLVGTFATARVGLRSLVAERADGGDPVLPQLRRTGPRALLAGIVVGFLLAALDVTFSPLGAVPASATATPTLVHIVASAPVRFLYGGLTEELLLRWGLMSALAWVGWRAAGGVSRPGPDVMWPAIVLTALVFGIGHLPALAGLGPLTFPTVIRTVLLNAIGGVVYGWFFWRWHLEAAMLAHAGTHVAFIGLSVLGFALT, from the coding sequence ATGGCGGGGACTCACGCACTCGGCCGCGAGCCGAACGCTCGACGCCGGTACGGCCGCCGCGTCGGTGCGCTCTTCGCGCTCGGACTCCTCGGTATCGCGTCCCTCGGCGCGACGCTCGCCGCCACCGGGTTGCTCCCGTCGCCCCCGGGGAGTTCACCGCTCGTCGTCCTCGCCCTCTCGCTTCTCACCCCGACGGCGTTGCTCGTCGTCGCCGTCCTCGTCGGGACGTTCGCCACCGCGCGCGTCGGCCTGCGCTCACTCGTCGCCGAACGCGCGGACGGCGGCGACCCCGTCCTCCCGCAACTGCGCCGAACCGGTCCGCGAGCGCTCCTCGCCGGTATCGTCGTCGGCTTCCTGCTGGCGGCGCTCGACGTGACGTTCTCTCCGCTCGGGGCCGTCCCGGCGTCGGCGACGGCGACGCCGACGCTCGTCCACATCGTCGCCTCCGCGCCCGTCAGGTTCCTCTACGGCGGACTGACCGAGGAACTCCTGCTGCGCTGGGGCCTGATGTCGGCGCTCGCGTGGGTCGGCTGGCGCGCCGCGGGCGGGGTCAGTCGCCCCGGACCCGACGTGATGTGGCCGGCCATCGTCCTCACCGCACTCGTCTTCGGCATCGGACACCTCCCCGCGCTCGCGGGACTCGGACCGCTCACGTTCCCGACGGTGATTCGGACCGTCCTCCTGAACGCCATCGGCGGCGTCGTCTACGGCTGGTTCTTCTGGCGGTGGCACCTCGAAGCCGCGATGCTCGCGCACGCGGGGACGCACGTGGCGTTCATCGGTCTCTCGGTCCTCGGATTCGCGTTGACGTGA
- a CDS encoding 50S ribosomal protein L15e — MARSFYSHIKDAWKNPGDGKLGELQWQRKQEWRDQGAIVRVDRPTRLDKARELGYKAKQGIVVARVSVRKGGARKQRFKAGRRTKRQGVNRIGRRKSIQRIAEERAARKYPNLRVLNSYWVGEDGSQKWHEIIMVDPEHPAIQSDDDLNWICSDDHKGRTFRGLTNAGSSNRGLNNRGKGAEHTRPSIRSGRRRGK; from the coding sequence ATGGCACGAAGCTTCTACTCCCACATCAAAGACGCGTGGAAGAACCCCGGCGACGGGAAACTCGGCGAACTGCAGTGGCAGCGAAAGCAGGAGTGGCGCGACCAGGGCGCCATCGTCCGCGTCGACCGACCGACGCGCCTCGACAAGGCGCGCGAACTCGGCTACAAGGCCAAACAGGGCATCGTCGTGGCCCGCGTCTCCGTCCGCAAGGGCGGGGCGCGCAAGCAACGGTTCAAGGCCGGCCGTCGGACGAAGCGGCAGGGCGTCAACCGCATCGGTCGCCGCAAGAGCATCCAGCGCATCGCGGAGGAACGCGCCGCGCGCAAGTACCCGAACCTGCGCGTGCTCAACTCCTACTGGGTCGGCGAAGACGGCTCCCAGAAGTGGCACGAGATCATCATGGTCGACCCCGAGCACCCGGCCATCCAGAGCGACGACGACCTCAACTGGATCTGCAGCGACGACCACAAGGGCCGCACGTTCCGCGGCCTGACGAACGCCGGGTCCTCGAACCGCGGTCTGAACAACCGCGGCAAGGGCGCGGAACACACCCGCCCGAGCATCCGAAGCGGTCGCCGCCGCGGCAAGTAA
- a CDS encoding cupin domain-containing protein — protein sequence MSEETETAEAFVKTVDEGEAYHALGALALLKATSEETDGAFSLVERRGDEDSVVTPLHVHRSADELWYVLDGEIRLFVDGRVRSAGPGDTAFAPRNVPHAFRIAADGTRCLLFVSPGVETLFSEVGTPVEEATVPTDGPDDAELARLDSFLADADVEMLGPSPFDTDADTDSDAGTHTDTDTDT from the coding sequence GTGAGCGAAGAGACGGAGACGGCCGAAGCCTTCGTGAAGACGGTCGACGAGGGCGAGGCGTACCACGCGCTGGGGGCGTTGGCGTTACTGAAAGCGACGAGCGAGGAGACGGACGGCGCGTTCAGCCTCGTCGAACGGCGGGGCGACGAGGACAGCGTCGTGACGCCGTTGCACGTCCACCGGTCGGCCGACGAACTCTGGTACGTCCTCGACGGCGAGATACGACTGTTCGTGGACGGCCGGGTCCGGTCCGCGGGGCCGGGCGACACCGCCTTCGCCCCGCGGAACGTCCCGCACGCGTTCCGAATCGCCGCCGACGGTACCAGATGCCTGCTGTTCGTCTCGCCGGGCGTGGAGACGCTGTTCTCCGAGGTGGGGACGCCCGTCGAGGAGGCGACGGTTCCCACCGACGGCCCGGACGACGCCGAGTTGGCCCGTCTCGACTCGTTTCTGGCCGACGCCGACGTGGAGATGCTGGGGCCGTCCCCGTTCGACACCGACGCTGACACCGATAGCGACGCTGGCACCCACACAGACACCGACACCGACACCTGA
- a CDS encoding sugar ABC transporter permease, with amino-acid sequence MSLLGGVVDSIADDVKAAAYTPVEVGRDAAYTARGVARGEISPAGPLKTLGATLGATVVVGLLLFPVYWILMSALSGSGGSIYTTNGLSLLPQDPSLKPFLWVVGDLIVPSYAISLNLPFTDLAVVLDTPELVFLDASAYGVENPSNFKGFFWNSLTVSIPTVIIAMCLIVPASYALSRREFIFRRKILFVYVLLTQVGGGLGIALLIGLYTVYVQVGLNDSKLALAVYYAATAVPFNTWLLKTYMDGIPTSYEEAAVVDGAPPWRVVTEVILPLSAAGLATVFIFTFLTGWTEFVVAQTLLGTENYTLPVGLYSLVDEYSIPWARFSAFALVFASPLMLVYFFAQRYIEGGLSFSGMEG; translated from the coding sequence GTGAGCCTCCTCGGCGGCGTCGTCGACAGCATCGCCGACGACGTGAAGGCGGCCGCGTACACGCCGGTGGAAGTCGGGCGCGACGCGGCGTACACCGCCCGCGGAGTCGCTCGCGGCGAGATTTCGCCGGCCGGCCCGCTGAAGACGCTCGGCGCGACGCTCGGGGCCACAGTCGTCGTCGGACTACTCCTGTTCCCCGTCTACTGGATACTCATGTCCGCGCTGTCGGGGTCCGGGGGTTCCATCTACACGACGAACGGGCTGTCCCTGCTCCCGCAGGACCCCTCGCTGAAGCCGTTCCTCTGGGTCGTCGGCGACCTCATCGTCCCGTCGTACGCCATCAGCCTGAACCTCCCGTTCACGGACCTCGCGGTGGTCCTCGACACGCCCGAACTGGTGTTCCTCGACGCGTCCGCCTACGGCGTCGAGAACCCCTCGAACTTCAAGGGGTTCTTCTGGAACAGCCTCACGGTGTCGATTCCGACGGTCATCATCGCGATGTGTCTCATCGTCCCGGCGTCGTACGCGCTCTCGCGCCGGGAGTTCATCTTCCGCCGGAAGATTCTGTTCGTCTACGTCCTCCTGACGCAGGTGGGCGGCGGCCTCGGCATCGCCCTGCTCATCGGCCTCTACACGGTGTACGTGCAGGTGGGGCTGAACGACAGCAAACTGGCGCTGGCCGTCTACTACGCGGCGACGGCGGTGCCGTTCAACACGTGGCTCTTGAAGACGTACATGGACGGCATCCCCACGTCGTACGAGGAGGCCGCCGTCGTGGACGGCGCGCCCCCGTGGCGCGTCGTCACGGAGGTCATCCTCCCCCTGTCGGCCGCCGGGCTGGCGACGGTGTTCATCTTCACCTTCCTCACGGGGTGGACGGAGTTCGTCGTCGCCCAGACGCTGCTCGGCACGGAGAACTACACGCTCCCGGTCGGCCTCTACTCGCTGGTCGACGAGTACTCCATCCCGTGGGCGCGGTTCTCGGCGTTCGCGCTCGTGTTCGCCTCACCGCTCATGCTGGTGTACTTCTTCGCCCAACGGTACATCGAGGGCGGCCTGTCGTTCAGCGGGATGGAGGGCTGA
- a CDS encoding carbohydrate ABC transporter permease, whose translation MSTASRVATRVADVPFLDREDTSLLLVLPGLFVFSAFMLFPVLYLVGISFTNARPANLFAGETALDVLTFGQAEFVGLQNYVSALTDPAFWNSFGVTWLFVATSVTAKIAFSVGIALVVTGDRVRGKRFMRSLIIIPMGLPAIFVVTVWRGIFSTAEFGLANQLLKSVGFESVAWLSQRWTAFLAYNVTEVWLAYPFMVLITVSALQDVPEELHEAAMVDGAGYVSRFLHVTLPSIKRPVMFASILTAAASFQAFLIPYVFNQGGPARANELIVVYGYREAFTFSQYGEGAAISLLAVAFIGAFMWLNVKKGRLADGVGDA comes from the coding sequence ATGAGCACCGCCTCCCGCGTCGCCACCCGAGTCGCGGACGTCCCGTTCCTCGACAGAGAGGACACCTCGCTCCTCCTCGTCCTGCCGGGGCTGTTCGTCTTCTCCGCGTTCATGCTGTTTCCGGTGCTGTACCTCGTCGGCATCTCCTTCACGAACGCGCGGCCGGCGAACCTGTTCGCCGGCGAGACGGCGCTGGACGTCCTGACGTTCGGACAGGCCGAGTTCGTCGGCCTCCAGAACTACGTCTCGGCGCTGACCGACCCGGCCTTTTGGAACTCGTTCGGCGTGACGTGGCTGTTCGTCGCGACGAGCGTCACCGCGAAGATAGCGTTCAGCGTCGGCATCGCCCTCGTGGTGACGGGTGACCGCGTCCGCGGCAAGCGGTTCATGCGCTCTCTCATCATCATCCCGATGGGCCTGCCGGCCATCTTCGTCGTCACCGTCTGGCGGGGCATCTTCAGTACGGCCGAGTTCGGACTGGCGAATCAGCTCCTCAAGTCGGTGGGCTTCGAGTCCGTCGCGTGGCTCTCACAGCGGTGGACGGCCTTTCTCGCCTACAACGTCACCGAGGTGTGGCTGGCCTACCCGTTCATGGTACTCATCACCGTGAGCGCACTGCAGGACGTTCCCGAGGAACTCCACGAGGCGGCGATGGTGGACGGCGCGGGCTACGTCTCGCGCTTCCTGCACGTCACCCTGCCCTCCATCAAGCGGCCGGTGATGTTCGCGTCCATCCTGACCGCCGCGGCGTCGTTCCAGGCGTTCCTCATCCCGTACGTGTTCAATCAGGGCGGCCCGGCGCGAGCGAACGAACTCATCGTCGTCTACGGCTACCGCGAGGCGTTCACGTTCTCACAGTACGGCGAGGGCGCAGCCATCAGCCTGCTCGCCGTCGCGTTCATCGGCGCGTTCATGTGGCTGAACGTGAAGAAAGGGCGACTCGCCGACGGGGTGGGGGACGCGTGA